Proteins encoded together in one Ictidomys tridecemlineatus isolate mIctTri1 chromosome 3, mIctTri1.hap1, whole genome shotgun sequence window:
- the LOC120890446 gene encoding uncharacterized protein LOC120890446: MSHYGSYYGGLGYGLGGFGGLGYGYGCGCGSFRRLGYGCGYGDYGYGSGYGDYGYGSGFGGFGYGLGYGCGYGGYGYGSGFGGYGYGLGRPSYYGGYGFSHFY; encoded by the exons ATGAGCCACTATGGCAGCTACTATGGAGGCCTGGGCTATGGCCTTGGAGGCTTCGGTGGCCTGGGCTATGGctatggctgtggctgtggcagcTTCCGCAGACTGGGCTATGGCTGTGGCTATGGAGACTATGGATATGGCTCTGGCTATGGAGACTATGGATATGGCTCTGGCTTTGGAGGCTTTGGATATGG ACTGGGCTATGGCTGTGGTTATGGAGGCTATGGATATGGCTCTGGCTTTGGAGGTTATGGGTATGGATTGGGCCGCCCATCATACTATGGAGGATATGGATTTTCTCACTTCTACTAG